aaccaaaaaataaataaataaataaataaataaataaaataaagttgaggAATTTGAGAGATGACTCCGAGATTTAAGAatgctgtctgctcttccagaggatgccaGCACTTACATGGTATCCGTCACTCCAGTTCCACttacatacatgtgggcaaaacactcatacacaaaataaaaatcaatctatttctttaaaagttgaaagcatggtatagtggtgcacacctttagtccggAACCTAGGAGGCAgaattggatctctgtgagttcaaggtcagcctgggctacacattgagaccacatctcaaaagaagaaaagaaaaaaatttcaagtcCTCAAGTCTTAAATGTTGTCTACACGTCCTTTTGAAGTTTACTGGCTTCTCTCAACAATATCTCAGGCAGGCTCAGTGAGTAGAATTCTAATTCTGTTCTACACGGATCTAGTGGTGATCTTGAGTAGGACACATCTGTACctcatattctttccttttaaaaacatcttattttagccgggcgttggtggcgcacgcctttaatcccagcactcgggaggcagagaggcaggcggatgtctgtgagtttgagaccagtcttgtctacaagagctagttccaggacagcctccaaaagccacagagaaacactgtctcgaaaaaaaaaaaaaatcttattttaagccgggtggtggtggcacacacctttaatcccagcacttgggaggcggaggcaggcggatctctgagttccaggccagcctggtctacagagcaggttccaagacagccaagctgagaaaccctgtttcactATCTTTGTGTATGTCTGAGTGTCTGAGGACATGATAGGTGTAtaggaaggccagaagagggtctcagataccctggagctagagtcatAGGGACATTTGAGCCCCTATGACATTGAGTGGGAGCTGAGAAATAAATtggtgtcctctgaaagagtagcaaacatcttttaccagctgagccatctctccagccccccatccCTCATGTTCTTATACAGTGAAAACACAagtctgttgtttttcttttttgattgtcACTGCCTTTTAAACTATGGCTATCCTATTCAGCAACTGTCACTCTGCCACCAGCAGCATCTAGGCCGCAGGAGCCAAAGCCTAAGGGAATTCTGCTCCCTCAGGTACcgactctttcaaagctactaaggaaatTTAATTAAATCTGTCccactaaagaactcaagattcaaaggttgaggcaGAATCCTGCTTCCTAGAGAGACTGAATACCAAGCAGCTCACCTAGCTCACCTCTTAGAGTCTCCCAAGAAGTCCTCCTGCTCATTCTCACccctccttataaacccttctccacttggctcctccctacaactgCCTGTCAGCTAGTAggtgacccagcctcctgactgaaggtgaattttatttaatcaaacacagcattgcaccattaaacaaatattccaaagcataaacaaaagtaacacaccttaaattaatattctacaacagacgTCTAATGCATAACCTCTTTATAAGAGTTAAAATACCTAGTACAGGAAAACATCTTAGAGTGTTGCTATTAAAGCTAtaactcttattttaaaaattataatctggggctagtgagatgtcttagtgggtaaaagcatttgctgtgtaGTTTTGGTGGTCCTAGAACAAAGTAGacaaaggctggccttgaatttccagagctccacctgcttctgcctcccaagtactgggggactaaaggtgtgtgccaccactgccaagcaattaaatcttaatttttattttttgagacagggtttctttatgtaaccctggctgtcactgtgtagatcaggctgccctcaaacttgaagagatccacctacttctgcctccaaagtgctgggattaaaggcgtgagccaccactgcctggctgctgtGAAAATCTTGACAACTTCAGTTAGATTCCATGAACCCActaaaggtggaagaagaaaaccaattacacaaagttgtccttgacacacacacacacacacacacacacacacacacacacacacacacaaccaaatacaataataaaagatttatttatttttattttgtatgtgtaggagtgttttgcttgcatatatgatTGCACTATATGTGTTTCTGGTGCTCTCAGAAGCCAGAATAGGActctcagatcccctggaaactggaattaaagatgtttgctagctaccatgtgggtgatgggaaccaaacccaggtcccctgtaAGACTAGTAAATGTTCTTAAACACtggcccatctctccagtccctgttttttgtttgagacaggtctggACTGTCATCATCTTTATATTTcggctttccaagtgctgggattacaggccttgTCACTATACACAGTGACAGTggtaaatatattcatttattccttttagGGTTTCAATATGTAATCCCGGCTAGATTGGgattcacagcaatcctcctatcTTGgtcccccaaatgctgggattacaggcatgaagcCACTACTCTGGGTTTAGCATTTACAATTTTATTAGATATTGGCTTCCTTCCTGGATCTATCATGAATTCTCATATATATTAACTTCAAGAAATATGGACATTTTAGCACAGAATAGCTAGGTAAACTATTCTGTTGCATTAATAAATTAGCTTGCACAGGAGGCAGCAACTCATCACTGGCAGTTAATGGCTAAAACAGTACTCAAACCTGTGCCGTTCATAATTTCACAGCATTGATGCTGCAATTTGCTTACGTAATCATAGTATTGACTTTGTAAAgtcccttttcttcccccaatCCTCCTCTTAAAGTGTTTTCTTACCCTAGATTGGCTTTGTATCCTATCAAATGACGCTAGCACTATTCTGACCTTCATGCGGTTAGCCAAGTGTCAGTCAGGGCTTCCTTCTGCAAGTGAGCAAGCCTTGGGTGAAGTGAAAGCAGCAGCCACTTCCAAGACCAGGTTCACACATTGAAGGGGAGCCCGGCTCCTTTGCGCCTCCCTGTCATACTAGCGCTTGGGAAACTGAGCCAGAGGGTTAGAcgcgagttcgaggccaccctggtgtACATGGAGAAGCTCGTTCCAGGCCAGTTACAAAAGGTTCACGTGACGACCTCGCGGGGACCGGTTGTGCAAGCAGACGGTTAATTTGTAATATACCTTCCCGAGTAAAGGAAGCCCGCCTCTCGGTACCGGAGTCGTCATTGGGTGGTGTGGCTGTCAATCACGCCGAGTATAAATAGAGGCCGCGCGGCGCTCGGACCGGCAGCGTGGCTTGCGTCCTCCGGTTCAACACGTGCGGTGTAACATCTCCTCGGGTAACCTTTGCCTGCTGTGGCAAGAGGGCTCGCCTGCAGGTACCAAGGCCTTGCGGTTCGCTCGGCCTCCCCCACGGGCGGCGCGATGGCGGAAGCGGCGGCGGGGGCCAGCGGAGAGGCCATGGCGGCGCTGGTGGCGGCCGAGGGCTCCTTTGGCCCCGCAGGCCGGAGCTTCTCCAACTACCGGCCGTTCGAGCCCCAGACCCTGGGCTTCAGCCCGAGCTGGCGGCTGACGAGCTTCTCCGGCATGAAGGGCTGAGGCTGCAAGGTCCCCCAGGAGACTCTGCTCAAACTCCTGGAGGGACTGACGCGGCCCGCGCTGCAGCCCCCGCTCGCCTCGGGTCTGGTCGGGGGTCAGGAAGAGACGGCGCAGGAAGGGGGCCTGGCCACTAGGCCGGCCTCCAGCTCAGCCCTGCCCTCGCTGAGCATTGGGATGGACTCCTGCGTCATTCCCCTGAGGCACGGCGGCCTGTCGCTGGTGCAGACCACCGACTTTTTCTACCCCTTAGTGGAAGATCCCTACATGATGGGGCGCATAGCCTGTGCCAATGTGCTCAGTGACCTCTACGCCATGGGCATCACTGAGTGTGACAACATGTTGATGCTACTCAGTGTCAGCCAGAGCATGAGTGAAAAGGAGCGAGAGAAGGTAACACCGCTCATGATCAAAGGTTTTCGCGATGCTGCCGAGGAGGGAGGCACGGCGGTGACAGGTGGACAGACAGTGGTCAACCCTTGGATTATCATCGGTGGGGTTGCCACTGTGGTGTGTCAGCAAAACGAATTCATAATGCCCGATAGCGCGGTGGTAGGAGATGTGCTGGTGTTAACCAAACCCTTAGGAACCCAGGTTGCGGCCAATGCCCACCAGTGGCTGGATAATCCGgagaaatggaataaaatcaAGATGGTGGTTTCCAGAGAAGAGGTAGAGTTGGCCTATCAGGAAGCTATGTTCAATATGGCCACTCTAAACAGAACTGCAGCTGGCCTGATGCACACATTTAATGCCCACGCAGCCACGGATATCACAGGCTTTGGCATTTTAGGACACTCTCAGAACCTggccaaacaacaaaaaaatgaagtgtCCTTTGTCATTCATAATCTGCCAATCATTGCCAAGATGGCTGCCATCAGCAAAGCCAGTGGGCGCTTTGGCCTCCTCCAAGGAACATCCGCTGAAACCTCTGGGGGATTACTGATTTGTCTGCCAAGAGAACAGGCGGCCCGCTTTTGTTCAGAGATCAAATCTTCGAAGTATGGAGAGGGTCACCAAGCGTGGATTGTTGGCATTGTGGAGAAGGGAAACCGGACAGCCCGAATCATTGACAAGCCTCGCGTTATTGAAGTTCTACCTCGGGGAGCCACTGCTGccgctgctgcttctgctgctgcgaCTGCTCTCCCTCCTGATAATTCCAATGCAGCCTCTGAGCCTAGTTTATGAAATGGAATAGAAGAAGTTGTTGAGAACTCAGAGCCATTCCACACGCTCACAGATCGTTGGCCAGGGTTGATTTTAAGACCTTTGCAAAGGCTCCCTGCGTAGTGCCTCCAGGTGCCCTTGCTAGTTCCCTCAAAAGCTACCTGTATGTACGTCCAGGTCGAGAAGTAACTTTGGGGGGATTGGTGTTCATCTGTTGAGTGAGGAGCAGGAAGCCTTTTCCCAAAGCAAGATGAGACTATCCAGGTTGAGGGATTTTTTCTTTGCACTGAGTTGATTCATTTGTGCACAGGGAGTATGATTATTAAGATTACATATGGAAAAAGTAAACTGCAACATGAAATTAGAGTTTGGACCAATATATTGATGTCTAAATTGTTAGAACTCTTACTGATTCATTGTCAAATTCGCTATTAATTTTTCTGACAAACCACCTCTTTTCCTATTCTGGACAAGAATTGAGCAACTTGTCCAACTAGGAAAGGAAGACTGAAGCCCCCAACTTGGTCTC
The DNA window shown above is from Cricetulus griseus strain 17A/GY chromosome 3, alternate assembly CriGri-PICRH-1.0, whole genome shotgun sequence and carries:
- the Sephs2 gene encoding selenide, water dikinase 2, with the translated sequence MAEAAAGASGEAMAALVAAEGSFGPAGRSFSNYRPFEPQTLGFSPSWRLTSFSGMKGUGCKVPQETLLKLLEGLTRPALQPPLASGLVGGQEETAQEGGLATRPASSSALPSLSIGMDSCVIPLRHGGLSLVQTTDFFYPLVEDPYMMGRIACANVLSDLYAMGITECDNMLMLLSVSQSMSEKEREKVTPLMIKGFRDAAEEGGTAVTGGQTVVNPWIIIGGVATVVCQQNEFIMPDSAVVGDVLVLTKPLGTQVAANAHQWLDNPEKWNKIKMVVSREEVELAYQEAMFNMATLNRTAAGLMHTFNAHAATDITGFGILGHSQNLAKQQKNEVSFVIHNLPIIAKMAAISKASGRFGLLQGTSAETSGGLLICLPREQAARFCSEIKSSKYGEGHQAWIVGIVEKGNRTARIIDKPRVIEVLPRGATAAAAASAAATALPPDNSNAASEPSL